One genomic segment of Cerasicoccus sp. TK19100 includes these proteins:
- a CDS encoding FAD-dependent oxidoreductase, with product MSSTYEHMEAPNGISNITIYDVVVAGAGPAGVAAAIAAGRTGAQTLLIEPQNALGGVWTSGLLSNILDAENKPGLIVEIRQRLRAAEAISPDRDVYDAEMMKIVLEQLCEEAGVTILLHTKVTGAETTDRRIRQIYVECKEGRRVIRGHNFIDTTGDGDLAAQAGCQFDLGRPSDGLTQPFSLISLVAGVPKYVRDSNIGSKRTTCIPKHEFLDMLRRQGHEPSYQMPSLFPLPNDLCALMVDHQYEFSGLKSMDLTKATLHARKEIHATVEAMKKFSEEWHKVHLVATCAHIGIREGRRIRGLYQISVDDIMNGVKHADAITRCEFGIDVHSVKKSDGGGYSKDGVSHYQSYDIPLRALIAKDIDNLLMAGRCISGDFHAHASYRVTGNAVSTGEAAGTAAALATKYDIAPSNIPAQKVIKSLEKLRIPAPKGVSHEVAP from the coding sequence ATGAGCAGCACCTACGAACATATGGAGGCTCCCAACGGGATTTCCAATATTACAATATACGATGTTGTCGTTGCTGGCGCAGGCCCCGCAGGTGTTGCTGCTGCCATTGCAGCAGGTAGAACTGGTGCCCAGACACTGTTGATTGAGCCACAAAATGCTCTAGGGGGAGTTTGGACCAGCGGACTACTATCCAATATTCTGGACGCTGAGAATAAACCAGGTCTGATAGTGGAAATCCGCCAGCGTCTTCGTGCCGCGGAAGCAATCTCTCCTGATCGGGATGTGTATGACGCGGAGATGATGAAAATAGTGTTAGAGCAGCTATGCGAAGAAGCGGGAGTGACTATACTATTGCACACAAAAGTCACCGGCGCGGAGACAACTGATCGTAGGATCCGGCAGATTTATGTTGAGTGCAAGGAAGGCCGAAGGGTCATTCGTGGGCATAACTTTATCGATACAACAGGAGATGGCGATTTAGCCGCACAAGCAGGGTGCCAATTTGATCTAGGGCGTCCTAGCGATGGCCTGACTCAGCCTTTTAGTTTAATCAGCTTAGTAGCTGGCGTTCCAAAGTATGTGCGTGATAGCAATATTGGCTCGAAACGTACCACCTGCATCCCGAAACACGAGTTCCTGGACATGCTGCGAAGACAAGGCCACGAACCAAGTTACCAGATGCCTTCCCTCTTCCCCTTGCCAAACGATCTATGTGCGCTAATGGTAGATCACCAATACGAGTTTTCTGGACTCAAATCCATGGACCTCACCAAGGCTACTCTGCATGCCAGAAAAGAAATCCATGCGACGGTCGAGGCCATGAAAAAGTTTTCAGAAGAATGGCACAAGGTCCACCTTGTCGCCACTTGCGCCCATATTGGCATCCGCGAAGGACGTCGTATCCGCGGGCTTTATCAGATATCTGTCGATGACATCATGAACGGCGTAAAACATGCCGACGCGATAACCCGCTGCGAATTCGGTATCGACGTACATAGCGTCAAAAAATCAGACGGAGGCGGCTATAGCAAAGATGGCGTATCCCACTATCAGTCTTATGACATACCACTACGCGCGTTAATTGCGAAAGATATCGATAACTTGTTGATGGCAGGACGATGCATCAGCGGTGATTTTCATGCACATGCCAGCTATCGCGTAACAGGAAATGCTGTTTCTACTGGTGAAGCGGCAGGTACTGCGGCAGCTCTTGCAACAAAATATGACATTGCCCCCTCCAATATCCCGGCGCAAAAAGTGATTAAGTCTCTCGAAAAATTGCGAATACCTGCCCCCAAAGGAGTATCACACGAAGTCGCTCCTTAG
- a CDS encoding substrate-binding domain-containing protein has translation MKACAEELGYRLEEHAVDNPDLRTERLRKILLARGVRGLIISPMLPVPEIMELDFSDFAVIALRLGAVEPSVNRVAPDYFSIASNALDKLWDSGHRKIAFFSQAKVDEMVRHRSLAAYLAKRYVSKKHFLEPKLMEDWSFEDFKAWFVKHKPDAIIASVHLDYMIIRDWLRSLNVPIPESLSVINLDCHADTSEAGFIHDHELEARYAIKLLVSKVESADFGIPRAPIRLSVPGIWRNGDMFAPRS, from the coding sequence ATGAAAGCTTGCGCCGAAGAGCTCGGTTATCGTTTGGAAGAGCACGCCGTAGATAACCCGGATTTGAGAACGGAACGGTTGAGAAAAATATTACTTGCTCGTGGGGTGCGTGGTTTAATCATTTCTCCAATGTTGCCTGTTCCTGAGATTATGGAGCTGGATTTTTCTGATTTTGCGGTAATCGCATTACGCTTGGGCGCTGTAGAGCCTTCAGTTAACCGAGTGGCACCAGATTACTTTTCAATTGCTTCAAATGCGTTGGACAAGTTGTGGGATTCTGGACATCGAAAGATTGCCTTCTTCTCTCAGGCTAAGGTCGATGAAATGGTCCGCCACCGCTCTCTGGCTGCTTACCTGGCAAAGCGCTATGTCAGCAAAAAACATTTTCTAGAGCCGAAACTTATGGAGGATTGGTCTTTCGAGGACTTTAAGGCCTGGTTTGTGAAGCACAAGCCGGATGCTATTATCGCTTCAGTTCATCTCGACTATATGATTATTCGAGATTGGCTCCGATCCCTCAACGTTCCAATTCCAGAGTCATTATCGGTGATCAACTTGGACTGTCACGCAGATACTTCCGAAGCGGGTTTTATTCATGATCATGAGTTGGAGGCTCGCTATGCCATCAAGCTGCTCGTGAGCAAAGTTGAGTCCGCAGATTTCGGTATCCCTAGAGCGCCAATTCGCTTGTCCGTGCCTGGCATATGGCGCAATGGCGACATGTTTGCTCCAAGGTCGTAA
- a CDS encoding tetratricopeptide repeat protein, translating to MFGYYRSIVFRTFSISEMSNPLSNQWFYRLTAMLAATACMLLFTSCGSSDSESAAAVGWEDALRMYDFGEAYEQLSEIQPLLAQTDEDWAKVTFAYGLACWHRPPPSQKMIDQALVLFEQLLASQASDALKVRTQLSIGRIYEVYDYPGDEVDLNKARSCYRQVIEDNPTGEFGYRASMRLAQTYVQVIDDDSIAEAERIILEQIDRDPDSEWASLAYQYLGDLSYQYHGDMPKALEFYQKAEQAGFVEESREHFFLWNMAHWAEELGNEEESFRLYSKIVSKHSRSPYGTLARDRAQAYADANQELGLEIPELKRF from the coding sequence ATGTTCGGCTATTATCGAAGTATCGTTTTTCGAACTTTTTCTATTTCAGAAATGTCCAACCCCTTATCAAATCAGTGGTTTTACAGGCTCACTGCAATGCTGGCGGCTACTGCTTGCATGTTGCTGTTTACTAGTTGTGGCTCAAGTGATAGCGAGAGTGCTGCAGCCGTTGGATGGGAGGATGCGCTGCGAATGTATGATTTCGGAGAGGCATACGAACAGTTGTCTGAAATTCAGCCCTTGCTTGCCCAAACGGATGAAGATTGGGCAAAAGTAACTTTCGCGTACGGGCTGGCTTGTTGGCATCGCCCACCACCGAGTCAGAAGATGATAGATCAAGCTCTCGTTTTGTTTGAGCAGTTGTTGGCGAGCCAAGCTTCGGACGCATTGAAAGTGCGGACCCAACTGTCTATCGGGAGAATATATGAGGTTTACGATTATCCTGGAGATGAGGTCGATTTGAATAAAGCTCGTTCATGCTACCGGCAGGTGATTGAGGATAATCCAACGGGTGAATTCGGCTACAGGGCTTCGATGCGTTTGGCTCAAACATATGTACAAGTAATTGACGACGATTCCATTGCTGAAGCCGAGCGTATTATACTTGAGCAGATAGACAGAGACCCCGACTCAGAGTGGGCCAGTCTTGCCTATCAATATTTGGGAGACTTGTCCTACCAATACCATGGAGACATGCCAAAGGCTCTAGAGTTTTATCAAAAAGCGGAACAGGCCGGATTTGTCGAAGAGTCGCGCGAGCACTTTTTCCTTTGGAACATGGCGCATTGGGCTGAGGAACTCGGAAATGAAGAGGAGTCTTTTCGGCTCTATTCAAAGATTGTCTCTAAGCATTCCCGCAGTCCTTACGGGACATTGGCGCGCGACCGTGCTCAGGCTTACGCTGACGCGAATCAGGAGCTTGGTTTAGAGATTCCGGAATTAAAAAGATTTTAG
- a CDS encoding extracellular solute-binding protein: protein MADVKSGKKSWNLNWVALAILLIAYIFSAGRFLLHSLTHQDGDNSKVVRVAHWQLEPGYREALDWAMQEYNNLPHVKEAGIKVEQLPLPSRVYGQFLNVHLISGTAPDIAAAGRSNLIKGNSLGRFYTALGSYVTEPNPYNALEFTSPDLEPELREYLATAAWKDTLIDGMEGGWSPFLNDYYKVPISNLGGNRFYYNMTYLREGKALIEDALAQSPQPEWLSRLWLKGEHGKQQGYLPDNQRLRDWLANKDEPPQTLGQLILFCTAIQEYARQNNLEYLTPISVGSYSAGDPIYNYEAAIFRLFGPVLDQDGVPGVSGLEAIDGLARGAWSLDSEPMREYVDLARLLVTFYPAGYQGLDREQIQRRFVSGEAAVFASGSWDAAGVFKGAQSSEDPEKRFNVAIAPAPMPASDERWGNYMNYVQSEANFQTGVPLSINKQSPNFDWALDFLQFASSQPVNEEINRRASWLPVTIGAQAVDSMVEFKPIIEGYPDLESFYPVNMRSAIRSKWIADFRLVITGELSYDDFISGMMDLIERPHQGLQGYWNSELFKIRDQSRALDRNLSVDDFASISADDPRLESRKRSMFYQSVLTDEGASLEILWRRLHGDAPLPRID, encoded by the coding sequence ATGGCTGACGTCAAATCAGGTAAAAAAAGCTGGAACCTTAATTGGGTTGCGCTAGCGATTCTCTTAATTGCTTACATTTTTAGCGCAGGCAGATTCTTGCTGCATTCGTTAACTCACCAAGATGGTGATAATAGCAAAGTAGTGCGAGTTGCGCACTGGCAACTGGAGCCTGGATACAGGGAGGCACTAGATTGGGCGATGCAAGAGTATAACAATCTGCCTCACGTTAAGGAGGCTGGTATCAAAGTGGAGCAACTTCCATTGCCGTCGCGTGTTTATGGACAGTTTCTGAACGTGCACCTCATCAGCGGGACAGCTCCAGATATCGCGGCAGCAGGACGATCGAACTTAATCAAGGGCAATTCTCTAGGCCGTTTTTATACCGCTCTGGGATCCTACGTGACTGAACCCAACCCATACAATGCTCTGGAATTCACTTCGCCTGATTTAGAGCCCGAGTTGCGTGAGTACCTGGCAACTGCGGCTTGGAAGGACACACTGATCGATGGCATGGAGGGTGGTTGGAGCCCCTTTCTGAATGATTACTATAAAGTTCCGATTAGCAATCTCGGCGGGAATCGTTTCTATTATAATATGACATACCTTCGAGAAGGTAAGGCACTGATTGAAGATGCGTTAGCACAGTCGCCTCAACCCGAATGGCTCAGTCGACTTTGGCTAAAAGGTGAGCATGGAAAGCAGCAGGGTTACCTCCCAGACAATCAACGACTGCGTGATTGGCTGGCCAACAAAGACGAACCACCTCAAACACTTGGGCAGTTGATTCTCTTTTGCACGGCCATCCAAGAATACGCGCGGCAAAATAATCTTGAGTATCTGACCCCAATATCTGTTGGCAGCTACTCTGCTGGCGATCCCATATATAACTATGAAGCTGCGATCTTTCGTCTTTTCGGTCCTGTTCTTGATCAGGATGGAGTGCCGGGGGTTAGTGGATTGGAAGCTATTGATGGTTTGGCCAGGGGGGCTTGGTCTTTGGACTCGGAACCCATGCGGGAATATGTCGATCTGGCTAGGTTGCTCGTTACGTTCTATCCGGCTGGTTATCAAGGTTTGGATCGCGAACAAATACAACGGCGCTTTGTTTCCGGTGAGGCTGCTGTTTTTGCCTCTGGCAGTTGGGATGCGGCCGGTGTGTTCAAGGGAGCTCAATCCAGTGAAGATCCGGAAAAGCGCTTCAATGTTGCGATTGCGCCGGCCCCAATGCCTGCTTCAGACGAACGGTGGGGAAATTATATGAATTATGTGCAATCAGAAGCAAACTTCCAAACAGGAGTCCCGCTTTCAATTAATAAGCAATCACCGAACTTTGACTGGGCTTTAGACTTTCTTCAATTTGCTTCATCTCAACCGGTAAATGAAGAGATCAATCGTCGTGCATCCTGGCTGCCAGTGACGATTGGCGCTCAGGCGGTTGATTCGATGGTTGAATTCAAGCCAATCATAGAAGGCTATCCAGATTTGGAGTCTTTCTATCCCGTCAACATGCGATCTGCTATACGTTCCAAATGGATTGCCGACTTTCGCTTAGTTATCACTGGTGAGCTCTCATACGATGATTTTATTTCGGGTATGATGGACTTGATTGAACGTCCCCATCAAGGATTACAGGGGTACTGGAACTCTGAGCTGTTTAAAATTCGGGATCAGTCGCGTGCGTTAGATCGAAATCTTTCTGTCGACGACTTTGCATCCATCAGTGCAGATGATCCACGTTTGGAATCCAGAAAGCGATCGATGTTCTATCAAAGTGTTTTGACTGACGAAGGTGCTAGTTTGGAAATATTATGGCGGCGTCTTCATGGTGATGCGCCTTTGCCTAGAATCGATTAA
- a CDS encoding MotA/TolQ/ExbB proton channel family protein: protein MMLKTVAKYTPKISLYFCLILAVLLGASANQSLSAQASNDLDAALGDAVLNSTEVDWLEQISAGGFTMIALGLVSVAGCAFALERLITIRERKICPQALIRGADIFIQARDLDGLSRLAAENSSTLGRIIQFIIEHRDNDYEKITDLAQNIGAREIIDQEERNFPLAVIASVAPLLGLLGTMIGMIEAFQLVSVYGDEGGASMLAGSIAKALITTAGGLMLAIPAICAFHYFKHRLHKLGVKLDQSVEQIITGIFFNRVEQIEVEVSESIEVTPQA, encoded by the coding sequence ATGATGTTGAAGACAGTTGCTAAATATACCCCGAAAATTTCGCTATATTTCTGCCTGATTCTGGCAGTGCTTCTAGGAGCAAGTGCGAATCAGTCTTTATCGGCTCAGGCTTCAAATGATCTCGATGCCGCACTGGGTGATGCTGTGTTGAATAGCACTGAAGTTGATTGGCTCGAGCAAATTAGTGCTGGTGGATTTACGATGATTGCACTCGGTTTGGTCTCAGTTGCGGGATGTGCATTTGCTTTAGAGCGCCTAATTACCATCCGTGAAAGAAAAATCTGCCCACAGGCACTCATCAGAGGAGCGGATATATTCATACAAGCAAGAGACCTTGATGGACTCAGTCGATTAGCTGCAGAGAATTCCAGCACACTTGGTCGGATCATTCAGTTTATTATCGAACACCGTGATAATGATTATGAGAAGATAACTGACCTCGCTCAAAATATTGGTGCACGTGAAATAATTGACCAGGAAGAGCGAAATTTTCCTCTCGCTGTGATTGCATCGGTTGCCCCTCTGCTTGGACTGCTGGGCACGATGATAGGAATGATCGAAGCCTTTCAATTGGTTTCAGTTTATGGAGATGAGGGGGGTGCCTCAATGTTAGCCGGTTCGATTGCTAAAGCGCTGATAACAACTGCCGGTGGGCTCATGCTGGCAATTCCGGCTATCTGCGCCTTTCACTATTTTAAGCATCGACTGCATAAACTGGGTGTTAAACTCGATCAAAGCGTTGAGCAGATCATTACTGGTATCTTCTTCAATCGGGTTGAGCAGATTGAAGTAGAAGTTTCTGAATCAATTGAAGTAACACCTCAGGCATGA
- a CDS encoding ExbD/TolR family protein encodes MIIRRKSRIGAEVPLSPLIDCVFLLLIFFLVTTMLKKTEKQVPILMPEADLALADESGDNVLIIGVDLEGNPYLGRRGTRMSQMIDFTPIDNLSGYLQSLAEAQSSDIPIQLAVDRMTETQEVISILDVFQIQGFQNVYVSTRENDQADTSK; translated from the coding sequence ATGATTATTCGCCGCAAGAGTCGTATCGGAGCAGAGGTGCCATTATCACCGCTCATTGATTGTGTGTTTCTACTGCTTATTTTCTTTCTGGTCACGACCATGCTTAAGAAAACTGAAAAGCAGGTGCCAATTCTCATGCCGGAAGCAGACCTTGCGCTCGCAGATGAGTCAGGCGATAATGTTCTGATCATTGGAGTGGATTTAGAAGGGAATCCGTATCTCGGGCGAAGGGGAACAAGGATGTCTCAAATGATAGACTTTACTCCGATAGACAATCTCTCGGGTTATTTGCAGAGTCTTGCTGAGGCGCAAAGTAGTGATATTCCCATACAACTGGCTGTGGATCGAATGACTGAAACTCAGGAAGTCATAAGCATACTGGATGTTTTTCAGATCCAAGGCTTCCAGAATGTATACGTAAGCACCCGAGAGAATGATCAAGCCGATACGTCGAAATAG
- a CDS encoding ExbD/TolR family protein, translated as MSPLIDAVFLLLIFFLVATMTKKENRDIDIDLPNSSSAVKLMPDNRALVIGIDPSQRIYLEGRATTMTELMSQLRDLAIEDPNRRIRLDADKATPFFKVIEILNMLQFRGLNNVGIRTYDEHYNR; from the coding sequence ATGTCTCCACTCATTGATGCGGTTTTCCTTCTGCTGATTTTTTTTCTGGTTGCAACGATGACCAAAAAAGAAAATCGAGATATCGACATCGACCTCCCGAATTCCTCATCGGCTGTTAAGCTGATGCCTGATAATCGCGCATTAGTGATCGGCATTGATCCATCGCAACGCATCTACCTTGAGGGTAGGGCCACTACGATGACAGAGTTGATGTCTCAACTCCGCGATCTCGCGATTGAAGACCCGAATCGACGTATCCGATTAGATGCAGATAAGGCGACGCCGTTTTTCAAAGTCATCGAAATTCTTAATATGCTTCAATTTCGTGGGCTAAATAACGTTGGAATAAGGACTTATGATGAGCACTACAACCGGTGA
- a CDS encoding helix-turn-helix transcriptional regulator produces MKSAIAEVFIYLAESNMISGSRNIRYLAYGKRNYGIKPILSKPRGLWEFQFILSGRAQPTTRQGIDANVYGTRLYIAHPLSSHGWQDEPQGTSEVFVMHFMEVPEELSICIDAEELLCVGLDAEQIRSMAEHMIKIKSYSGRYDIQTSMHLQELLFAMTRLVADKNQTKSLLPNSHDKAKRALHWLTESIHLSPTVEMAASTVGVSPTHLRRLFLEAGYKSPKVELIRLKMESAKHGLLQGWSQKYIANYLGYSDVGVFARAFRKSCGIPPGNWLKMQKSD; encoded by the coding sequence TTGAAATCGGCAATTGCAGAAGTATTCATATATTTAGCAGAATCGAACATGATAAGCGGAAGTCGCAACATAAGATACCTCGCTTACGGAAAGCGTAACTACGGCATCAAGCCCATCTTAAGCAAGCCCCGTGGCTTGTGGGAGTTTCAATTTATTCTTAGCGGCAGAGCTCAGCCAACCACGCGGCAGGGTATCGACGCCAATGTTTATGGCACTAGACTCTATATCGCCCACCCTCTCTCATCCCATGGGTGGCAGGATGAGCCTCAGGGAACGTCGGAAGTCTTTGTCATGCACTTTATGGAAGTGCCTGAAGAACTTTCCATTTGTATAGACGCGGAGGAGTTACTTTGCGTGGGTTTGGATGCCGAACAGATTCGCAGTATGGCTGAGCACATGATAAAAATAAAGTCATACTCGGGACGCTATGACATTCAAACGTCGATGCACTTACAAGAGTTACTTTTCGCCATGACTCGCCTAGTGGCAGATAAAAACCAGACTAAATCACTTCTTCCCAATTCTCACGACAAAGCAAAGCGAGCACTTCACTGGTTGACCGAAAGCATCCACTTATCGCCGACAGTTGAGATGGCCGCCAGTACTGTGGGAGTTTCTCCGACGCACTTGCGACGTCTTTTTCTGGAGGCCGGTTACAAATCCCCGAAAGTAGAGTTAATCCGCTTAAAAATGGAATCCGCCAAGCATGGCCTACTCCAAGGCTGGAGCCAAAAATATATTGCAAATTACCTAGGCTACAGCGATGTCGGAGTTTTTGCTCGAGCTTTCCGCAAAAGCTGTGGCATCCCTCCTGGCAATTGGCTAAAAATGCAAAAAAGCGATTAG
- a CDS encoding Gfo/Idh/MocA family oxidoreductase, with translation MNPVKNYAIVGTGVRSMMFRGAILGDHAECSKLVALCDSNPLRMKAWQEKDELDLPCYAPEDFEKMIEEQNVDVVIVTTIDRTHDEYICRAMVAGCDVVTEKPMTTDVEKCNRILRTRERTNKKLTVTFNYRYAPRNSKVKELLQQGIIGKITSVHFEWMLDTKHGADYFRRWHRDKRNSGGLMVHKSTHHFDLVNWWIESKPETVMAMGDLCFYGKVNAEERGESHQYFRATGSENAKGDPFAMDMTNDDHHRSLYYDCESADGYLRDQNVFGDGISIEDDIGVMVRYQSGAVMTYHLTAFAPWEGYRVSFNGTKGRLEIDVEERSYVSGSDSDHNLTRNVLGSSDHKVLEPTKLLFRPHWGEPKKIAIDDTNTGGHGGADKLLLSDIFDEYQHDPLGRAAGHEDGAWSILTGIAANQSMSTGLPVRIADLGVKVY, from the coding sequence ATGAATCCCGTTAAGAATTATGCAATTGTTGGGACCGGAGTCCGGTCGATGATGTTTCGTGGTGCGATACTTGGTGACCATGCTGAATGCTCGAAGCTAGTTGCCTTGTGTGACTCGAATCCATTGAGGATGAAGGCTTGGCAGGAAAAGGATGAACTCGATTTACCCTGCTATGCTCCAGAGGATTTTGAGAAGATGATTGAAGAGCAAAATGTGGATGTTGTCATCGTGACAACGATCGACCGTACACATGACGAATATATTTGTCGTGCGATGGTTGCAGGCTGTGATGTGGTTACCGAGAAGCCAATGACCACGGACGTCGAAAAGTGCAATCGCATCCTCCGCACACGTGAGCGTACAAACAAGAAATTGACCGTAACTTTCAATTATCGATATGCTCCGCGTAATTCCAAAGTTAAGGAGCTTCTTCAGCAAGGCATCATTGGGAAAATTACTTCAGTACACTTTGAGTGGATGCTCGATACTAAGCATGGAGCTGACTACTTCCGTCGCTGGCACCGAGATAAGCGAAACAGTGGCGGCCTGATGGTGCATAAATCGACTCATCATTTTGACCTAGTTAACTGGTGGATCGAAAGTAAGCCGGAAACCGTCATGGCAATGGGCGACCTTTGTTTCTATGGTAAGGTCAATGCCGAGGAGCGTGGTGAGTCACATCAATATTTTCGTGCTACTGGTAGTGAAAACGCTAAGGGCGATCCATTTGCCATGGATATGACAAATGACGATCATCATCGTTCGCTTTATTACGATTGCGAGTCTGCTGATGGTTATCTGCGTGATCAGAATGTCTTTGGTGACGGTATCTCGATCGAAGACGATATCGGCGTCATGGTGCGATATCAAAGTGGTGCAGTCATGACCTATCATCTGACGGCTTTCGCGCCATGGGAAGGCTACCGTGTTTCATTTAATGGTACAAAAGGACGTCTTGAGATTGACGTTGAGGAGCGCTCTTACGTTAGCGGAAGTGACTCCGACCACAACTTGACGCGCAATGTACTAGGAAGCTCTGATCACAAGGTTCTGGAGCCAACGAAATTGCTTTTCCGTCCACACTGGGGAGAGCCAAAGAAGATCGCTATTGATGACACGAATACAGGTGGCCATGGCGGTGCGGACAAACTCCTCTTGAGCGATATTTTTGATGAGTATCAACATGATCCGCTTGGTCGTGCTGCTGGTCATGAAGATGGTGCCTGGTCTATTCTTACTGGCATCGCAGCCAATCAGTCTATGAGTACAGGATTGCCTGTTCGCATCGCAGATTTAGGCGTGAAAGTTTATTAA
- a CDS encoding sialate O-acetylesterase has product MTIKLLLRHASTAILLLVSLVSAEAGQHRDVFIIAGQSNADGRTLKSELVGDLAIYAGKQDGVMVHYTNTVYTNTDKSKYGTWVTLEPGYSVSPSYSGALPSDTFGMEIGAARVLNEYYENPAFIKVSRGGTALGVPGTDWYPVKDSEDLVGPLYRALIDSTKDALEELEAAGDTYTVHGVFWHQGESDINERTDVYGDLLATLIKNVRSDLNMPNLRFIVGEVATVKPLAFRTVQWEAARSLPNTSFISSRGLGVMDQSHFNTQAMTIYGERVGYAFLPNREILDFEIPIYATGPLDRQDEFAATDGVDSSLQVVATSSQGEYVSGQAAGHKGATGGHYCTRRHLIPLKKASTMQADFFPGNVGFDNQADADSSLLIAGWGVDADSDGVFTEAETAIGFGVYHTANFRIQIGSQTYLSTETYQTDHWYRLTLSWTNPNQHGQRTVELYVRDLSAGIDLNEGNPVISILIDEDDFDGNPMHWSGMGFRATRGLVDNISIMPFGFSAWVKTLFPDLQGGANGDDDHDGLSNSLEYAFGLDPFFSNSPLELPQISFGVEYASLLVSPLATQPNIHYTLQWSRDLESWTTLAGAPSNEYITFTLNTIGETTLFFRQLVEF; this is encoded by the coding sequence ATGACAATCAAATTATTACTTCGTCATGCCTCTACAGCTATTCTTTTGCTTGTATCTCTCGTTTCAGCTGAAGCTGGACAGCATCGTGATGTCTTTATCATAGCTGGACAATCCAATGCGGATGGCCGTACCCTCAAGTCAGAATTGGTTGGAGATTTGGCGATATATGCTGGAAAACAAGACGGAGTTATGGTGCATTATACCAATACCGTATACACCAATACTGATAAAAGCAAATACGGGACATGGGTGACGCTCGAGCCTGGATACAGCGTTTCTCCAAGCTACAGTGGCGCATTGCCATCTGATACTTTTGGAATGGAGATCGGTGCGGCCAGAGTTCTCAACGAATACTATGAAAATCCTGCTTTTATCAAGGTTAGTCGAGGCGGAACTGCTCTTGGTGTGCCGGGAACAGATTGGTATCCTGTGAAGGATTCTGAAGACCTGGTCGGTCCGCTGTATCGAGCATTAATTGATTCAACCAAAGACGCGCTTGAAGAGCTTGAAGCAGCAGGGGATACTTACACTGTCCATGGTGTCTTTTGGCACCAGGGTGAAAGCGACATCAACGAGCGTACGGATGTTTATGGCGATTTGCTGGCTACACTGATTAAGAATGTGCGAAGTGACTTAAATATGCCAAACCTGCGATTCATTGTTGGTGAAGTTGCCACAGTAAAACCCCTAGCATTTCGCACGGTTCAGTGGGAGGCCGCACGTAGTTTGCCTAACACCAGTTTTATCTCTTCGCGAGGGCTTGGTGTCATGGATCAATCGCATTTCAATACTCAAGCGATGACCATCTATGGGGAACGAGTAGGGTATGCATTCTTACCGAATCGTGAGATTCTCGACTTTGAAATTCCCATTTATGCTACCGGGCCGCTAGATCGTCAGGATGAATTTGCTGCAACGGATGGGGTTGATTCATCGCTTCAGGTGGTTGCGACATCTAGTCAGGGTGAATATGTGAGTGGACAAGCGGCCGGGCATAAGGGTGCCACAGGAGGACACTATTGCACTCGCCGGCATTTAATCCCGTTAAAGAAGGCTAGCACCATGCAGGCTGATTTCTTTCCTGGCAATGTTGGTTTTGATAATCAAGCCGATGCCGATTCTTCGCTTCTGATTGCTGGCTGGGGAGTTGATGCCGATTCTGACGGTGTCTTTACTGAGGCGGAAACCGCTATCGGATTTGGTGTTTACCACACAGCAAATTTTCGTATCCAGATCGGCTCGCAAACTTATCTATCCACGGAGACATACCAAACCGACCATTGGTATCGGCTCACCCTCTCATGGACGAACCCCAATCAGCACGGCCAACGAACGGTGGAGCTCTATGTGCGAGATTTGTCGGCAGGTATTGACCTTAATGAAGGCAATCCTGTTATTTCTATATTGATTGATGAAGATGATTTTGACGGAAATCCTATGCACTGGTCTGGCATGGGATTTCGGGCTACGCGCGGTCTGGTCGATAATATTTCTATCATGCCATTCGGCTTTAGCGCATGGGTTAAAACGCTCTTCCCAGATCTGCAAGGGGGAGCGAATGGTGACGATGACCACGATGGGCTTAGCAATTCTTTAGAGTATGCATTCGGCCTTGATCCTTTTTTCTCAAACTCGCCATTGGAGCTGCCTCAAATTAGTTTTGGAGTTGAATATGCTTCTCTTTTAGTTAGTCCACTCGCTACTCAACCCAACATTCACTACACGTTACAATGGTCTCGAGACCTCGAATCTTGGACTACACTCGCTGGCGCACCATCCAATGAATATATTACTTTCACGCTAAATACGATTGGGGAAACGACACTCTTTTTTCGTCAACTTGTCGAGTTCTAG